A genomic region of Cannabis sativa cultivar Pink pepper isolate KNU-18-1 chromosome 1, ASM2916894v1, whole genome shotgun sequence contains the following coding sequences:
- the LOC133035194 gene encoding uncharacterized protein LOC133035194, whose protein sequence is MSPRRSVRINGNRNIHVDAAPAPARGGGRGDGRRGGRCGGQSGRGGRQGASVAPVDEVALEQQQPPNAQAEILRENARIREELTQEISRLRAQNEELRRNQNPPVRNLALQPAAMNPEPIQRFEPVYERFRKQQPPIFNGSSDSLEAEEWLRSVESILEYMDLNDRERVSCAASLLKKDARIWWEVVRQSRNITTMTWLDFVDVFNRKYYSAAILAAKEDEFMNLRQNNLTVTEYARQFDHVKIMVGTNTVYAEVLEKALEAELLENDIKKENAAKWEARRNNGGNQENKRKHEGNHGNDRDKKGKAVVQNNNNGVKRSYVEFPICPTCNRKHLGECKMKSGVCYNCGQPGHLKKNCPKGQKKENQAAPARVFALTRGEAATSNTVVSGQLLG, encoded by the exons ATGTCTCCAAGAAGATCAGTTCGAATCAACGGCAATAGAAACATCCACGTGGATGCAGCTCCAGCACCCGCAAGGGGCGGAGGCCGAGGTGATGGTCGACGCGGAGGCCGATGTGGAGGCCAAAGCGGTAGGGGAGGTAGACAAGGAGCATCGGTAGCACCGGTAGATGAAGTAGCACTTGAACAACAACAACCTCCCAATGCTCAAGCTGAGATACTCCGAGAAAACGCTCGTATACGTGAGGAGCTAACTCAAGAAATTTCAAGGCTACGAGCTCAGAATGAGGAGTTACGCCGGAATCAAAATCCACCCGTTAGAAACCTAGCTCTTCAACCAGCTGCAATGAATCCAGAACCAATACAACGTTTTGAACCTGTGTACGAGCGATTCAGGAAACAACAACCACCAATATTCAATGGGAGCTCGGACTCACTTGAAGCTGAGGAATGGTTGCGCTCAGTGGAGTCCATATTGGAATATATGGACCTCAATGATAGGGAAAGAGTATCCTGTGCTGCCAGCCTACTTAAAAAGGATGCACGGATCTGGTGGGAAGTAGTAAGACAGAGTCGCAACATAACAACTATGACCTGGTTGGACTTTGTTGATGTGTTCAACAGGAAGTACTACAGTGCCGCCATACTGGCTGCAAAAGAAGATGAGTTTATGAATCTGAGGCAGAACAATCTCACTGTCACGGAGTATGCTAGGCAATTTGACC ATGTGAAAATCATGGTGGGGACCAACACAGTTTATGCTGAGGTGTTAGAGAAAGCTCTCGAAGCTGAGTTGCTCGAAAATGATATAAAGAAGGAGAATGCTGCTAAGTGGGAAGCCCGAAGAAACAATGGAGGAAATCAAGAGAATAAGAGAAAACACGAGGGAAATCACGGTAATGATCGTGATAAAAAGGGGAAAGCAGTGgtccaaaataacaacaatgggGTGAAAAGGTCCTATGTAGAATTTCCAATTTGCCCCACATGCAATAGAAAACATCTTGGGGAGTGTAAGATGAAGTCAGGGGTGTGCTACAATTGTGGGCAGCCAGGCCATCTGAAGAAAAATTGCCCAAAGGGACAAAAGAAGGAGAACCAAGCCGCTCCCGCTCGAGTGTTTGCTCTCACCAGAGGAGAAGCGGCCACAAGCAACACTGTTGTCTCAGGTCAG CTACTAGGTTGA